A stretch of Leisingera sp. S132 DNA encodes these proteins:
- a CDS encoding glycosyltransferase family 2 protein has protein sequence MTPHVSVLIPAHNEADYIGSCLQAVFASDPLPAGMTAEVLVLANGCTDATAELARAAVPPEGWELQVLELPEGGKLGALNAGDAAARGDLLIYLDADVQVSPELIAQIAAALDGRAPCYASGCPQVPPARSLVTRAYARFWMRLPFFSGGVPGFGVFAMNRTGRQRWGVWPDIIADDIFARLHFTPQERVQVTASYSWPMVEGFRNLVKVRRRQNAGVAEVAESWPQLMQNEDTPRVGPGRALRLLLRDPAGFLAYAAVALAVKTPLFASRSRWTRGR, from the coding sequence ATGACCCCGCACGTCTCCGTTCTGATTCCGGCCCATAATGAGGCGGACTATATCGGAAGCTGCCTGCAGGCAGTCTTTGCGTCAGATCCGCTGCCCGCGGGCATGACGGCAGAGGTGCTGGTGCTGGCCAATGGCTGCACCGACGCCACTGCAGAACTGGCCCGTGCTGCTGTTCCGCCCGAAGGCTGGGAGCTGCAGGTTCTGGAGCTGCCGGAAGGCGGCAAGCTGGGCGCGCTGAATGCCGGTGACGCCGCCGCGCGCGGAGATCTCCTGATCTATCTGGATGCCGATGTGCAGGTCTCCCCGGAGCTGATCGCGCAGATTGCGGCAGCCTTGGACGGCCGCGCACCGTGCTATGCCAGCGGCTGCCCGCAAGTGCCCCCGGCCCGCAGCCTGGTGACCCGCGCCTATGCACGGTTCTGGATGCGGCTGCCGTTCTTTTCGGGCGGTGTGCCGGGGTTTGGCGTCTTTGCCATGAACCGTACCGGGCGGCAGCGCTGGGGCGTCTGGCCGGACATCATTGCCGACGACATCTTTGCGCGGCTGCACTTCACCCCGCAGGAGCGGGTGCAGGTAACGGCTTCCTACAGCTGGCCGATGGTGGAAGGGTTCCGCAATCTGGTGAAAGTGCGGCGGCGGCAGAATGCCGGTGTGGCGGAAGTCGCAGAGAGCTGGCCGCAATTGATGCAGAACGAGGACACGCCGCGGGTTGGTCCCGGCAGGGCTCTGCGCCTGCTGCTGCGCGATCCGGCCGGGTTCCTGGCCTATGCCGCGGTTGCGCTGGCGGTGAAAACGCCGCTGTTCGCCTCCCGCAGCCGCTGGACCCGCGGCCGCTGA
- a CDS encoding oligosaccharide flippase family protein — protein sequence MQRVASLFAGQGMMARVLRSASWLMIGYGGSQALRLASNLILTRILFPEAFGLMALVTVVTVGLSLFSDVGIGPSIAQNTRGDDPAFLDTAWTIQVIRGFALWALTALLAWPAAAFYGTPELLIYLPIAGAGLAIAGFNPTRIETAHRHLLAGRVTALDLAGQAIGLAAMVLLALATQSVIALVLGGVIQAAAKLVLCHFGLPGAANRFRWEQAAARELIHFGKWIFLSTAFWFLTSQGDRAILGKFVPLEVLGIYNIGYFLASFPMLLGHAVNQRLMIPVYRDKPAREAPENLRRQRQLRCGLTGAILGLLLLMAWAGPWLVQFLYDDRYVQAGPMIVLIALALAPAVITMTYDQAALAAGDSRGFFVFSAARACLQTGLFLGGVAWFGLAGGIAALGLAMLAAYPVLVRLARRHHVWDPLHDAGYVLLSGAAGGAALSWHWAEITEMASALGTP from the coding sequence ATGCAGCGGGTTGCTTCGCTTTTTGCCGGTCAGGGGATGATGGCGCGGGTGCTGCGCTCGGCCTCCTGGCTGATGATCGGGTATGGCGGCAGCCAGGCCTTGCGGCTGGCCTCCAACCTGATCCTGACGCGCATCCTGTTTCCCGAGGCCTTTGGCCTGATGGCACTGGTCACGGTGGTGACGGTGGGTCTGTCGCTGTTTTCGGACGTGGGCATCGGGCCGTCGATTGCCCAGAACACGCGCGGCGACGATCCGGCGTTTCTGGACACCGCCTGGACCATTCAGGTGATCCGCGGATTTGCCCTGTGGGCGCTGACGGCGCTCCTGGCCTGGCCTGCGGCCGCATTCTATGGCACGCCGGAGCTGCTGATCTACCTCCCCATCGCGGGGGCTGGCCTGGCCATTGCCGGCTTCAACCCGACCCGGATCGAAACCGCGCACCGGCATCTGCTGGCGGGGCGGGTCACGGCGCTGGATCTGGCGGGCCAGGCCATTGGGCTGGCGGCGATGGTGCTGCTGGCACTGGCCACGCAATCGGTGATCGCACTTGTGCTGGGCGGGGTCATTCAGGCCGCGGCCAAGCTGGTGCTGTGCCACTTCGGCCTGCCGGGGGCGGCCAACCGGTTCCGCTGGGAGCAAGCGGCAGCGCGGGAGCTCATCCATTTCGGCAAGTGGATCTTCCTGTCCACCGCCTTCTGGTTCCTGACCTCGCAGGGGGACCGGGCGATCCTGGGCAAGTTCGTGCCGCTGGAAGTGCTGGGGATCTACAACATCGGCTATTTCCTGGCGAGCTTTCCGATGCTTCTGGGCCATGCGGTGAACCAGCGGCTGATGATCCCGGTTTACCGCGACAAGCCTGCGCGGGAGGCGCCTGAGAACCTGCGGCGGCAGCGGCAGCTGCGCTGCGGGCTGACGGGCGCCATCCTGGGATTGCTGCTGCTGATGGCCTGGGCCGGGCCGTGGCTGGTCCAGTTCCTTTATGATGACCGCTATGTGCAGGCCGGGCCGATGATCGTGCTGATCGCCCTGGCGCTGGCGCCTGCGGTGATCACCATGACCTATGACCAGGCGGCGCTGGCGGCGGGCGACAGCCGCGGGTTCTTTGTGTTTTCAGCCGCCCGCGCCTGCCTCCAGACAGGTCTGTTTCTGGGCGGTGTGGCCTGGTTCGGGCTGGCAGGCGGAATTGCTGCACTGGGGCTGGCGATGCTGGCGGCCTATCCGGTGCTGGTGCGGCTGGCGCGCAGGCATCACGTCTGGGACCCGCTGCATGATGCCGGTTATGTGCTGCTGAGCGGCGCGGCAGGCGGCGCTGCCCTCAGCTGGCATTGGGCGGAAATCACGGAGATGGCATCAGCTCTGGGAACGCCTTAA
- a CDS encoding MupA/Atu3671 family FMN-dependent luciferase-like monooxygenase: protein MTAFTCALIGNESLLIGCADALLARGHQIRAVVSQHADIRAWAADKGLALLDKPADLSGGFDWLLSIANLTVIPDAVLAQAARGAVNFHDGPLPRYAGLNTPNWALINGEPQHGITWHLIEGGVDEGDILAQRLFDVAGDETAFSLNSKCYAAAMDSFGEVVSQLETGELNRRPQDLSQRRLFKKSDRPAAGGMLDFTRPAAELARLVRALDTGGYWNPLCAAKLRLGRTVVVAGAADAAEGSGAPGIVLEVSKSTIKIATGSGALTLSRLTTPAGQALDVSKLTATGDQVPSLTAAETGALTARLAAVQGGESHWRQRLAAMQPMQVPLASGSCSGEYSRRDIALPGGLSQEQAAAAVLAFALLSCGADTGDIALSAEGAEGLPGLISAWVPLQAQRQDSVAALLERTAQSIETARKYGGFAEDLVARAPEVSAQAQPAIGLMLGDDAAVAGCAVTVSLNAGALALHCDAAALTPAAADLLAARLELVLSALAEDSSRTVAELPILPGAERKMLLEDWNQTAADVPAGLTIHAAFEAQAAKTPDATALVFEDQSFTYAEVNIRANAVAGRLREMNVKPGVHVGLHIRRAPELVFAALGVMKAGGAYVPLDPAYPADRIAHYITDSQAQVIVTQGALAASLPPSDAQVLKTEDVPAGTEGENTDGGATGSDLAYLIYTSGSTGLPKGVMVTHDNVANFFAGMDQRVPHQPGDAWLAVTSLSFDISVLELFWTLSRGLKLVLSSDESRLELSKGPVALSRRKMDFNLFYWGNDDGPGPQKYHLLLEGAKFADRHGFNAVWTPERHFHAFGGPYPNPSVTGAAVAAVTQNIGVRSGSCVAPLHHPARIAEEWAVIDNLTAGRAGIGFASGWQPDDFILRPENTPPANKPALFETIETVRKLWRGEEVAFPRGDGGQHSVLTQPRPVSKELPVWVTTAGNPETWREAGSIGANVLTHLLGQSIEEVAGKIRIYHDALRAAGHDPADFKVTLMLHSYLAQTREEARRVAREPMKDYLRSAAGLIKQYAWAFPAFKKPEGVKNPFEMDLGSLSEEELEAILDFAFERYFEDSGLFGTIQDACQRVEQLKRIGVDEIACLIDYGIAPDVVLEGLKPLAEVLRLSNAPQELAADDFSLAAQIVRHGVSHLQCTPSMARMIAADGDASACLGQLQHLLVGGEALPGDLVQALQDATNAELHNMYGPTETTIWSTVEKISAVPAGTAGIGTPIANTQVYVLDEKQMPVPAGTPGELYIGGAGVTAGYWQREELTSERFVKAPFAATPLYRTGDLVRWTAGGSLAFLGRTDHQVKIRGQRIELGEIEAVLAAQAGVTGAVVVPRGETGTEQLVAYVTASAPVSGEALKQALAARLAEVMVPAHFVTLDAFPLTPNKKIDRKALPDPQPAQAKAAPAVALDAGAQARIATVWSRILGVSGIGAQDNFFALGGHSLLAVQAHRELREELGTAKLSITDIFRFPTLAGLAAHIEGLAGTPANTEQQPEAAAAPDRSDMMSKRRAMRANRRTRTG from the coding sequence ATGACCGCATTCACCTGTGCCCTGATTGGCAATGAATCCCTTCTCATCGGCTGCGCCGACGCGCTGCTGGCCCGCGGCCACCAGATCCGGGCGGTGGTATCGCAGCATGCGGACATCCGCGCCTGGGCCGCGGACAAGGGGCTGGCGCTGCTGGACAAACCCGCGGACCTCAGCGGCGGCTTCGACTGGCTGCTGTCGATTGCCAACCTGACGGTGATCCCTGATGCGGTGCTGGCGCAGGCCGCCAGGGGCGCCGTCAATTTTCACGACGGGCCGCTGCCCCGCTATGCGGGCCTCAACACCCCGAACTGGGCGCTGATCAACGGCGAGCCGCAGCACGGTATCACCTGGCACCTGATCGAGGGCGGCGTGGATGAGGGCGATATCCTTGCCCAGCGGCTGTTTGATGTGGCCGGGGATGAGACCGCTTTCAGCCTCAACTCCAAATGCTATGCCGCCGCAATGGACAGTTTTGGCGAGGTCGTCTCCCAGCTGGAAACCGGGGAGCTGAACCGGCGGCCGCAGGACCTGAGCCAGCGCCGCCTGTTCAAGAAGTCAGACCGGCCTGCCGCAGGCGGGATGCTGGATTTCACCCGGCCGGCGGCGGAACTGGCCCGGCTGGTGCGGGCGCTGGACACCGGCGGCTACTGGAACCCGCTGTGCGCCGCCAAGCTGCGTCTTGGCCGGACCGTTGTGGTGGCCGGTGCTGCGGATGCAGCTGAGGGCAGCGGCGCGCCGGGCATCGTGCTGGAAGTCAGCAAGTCCACCATAAAAATCGCAACCGGCAGCGGCGCCCTCACACTGTCCCGCCTGACCACACCCGCAGGCCAGGCGCTGGACGTTTCAAAACTGACCGCAACCGGAGACCAGGTTCCCTCCCTGACCGCAGCAGAGACCGGGGCACTCACCGCCCGTCTTGCTGCGGTCCAAGGGGGCGAAAGCCACTGGCGCCAGCGGCTCGCCGCGATGCAGCCGATGCAGGTGCCGCTGGCCTCAGGCAGCTGCAGCGGTGAATACAGCCGCCGGGACATCGCCCTGCCCGGCGGCCTCAGCCAAGAGCAAGCCGCCGCAGCCGTCCTCGCCTTTGCCCTGCTCAGCTGCGGCGCGGACACCGGCGATATTGCGCTTTCCGCTGAAGGCGCGGAGGGCCTGCCCGGCCTGATCTCTGCTTGGGTGCCACTGCAGGCGCAGCGGCAGGATAGTGTTGCCGCCCTGTTGGAGCGCACCGCACAAAGCATTGAGACAGCCAGGAAATATGGCGGTTTTGCAGAGGATCTGGTGGCCCGCGCACCGGAGGTATCCGCACAGGCCCAGCCTGCCATCGGCCTGATGCTGGGCGATGATGCGGCGGTTGCGGGCTGTGCCGTCACGGTCTCCCTGAACGCTGGCGCCCTTGCACTGCACTGCGACGCGGCCGCCCTGACGCCAGCCGCTGCAGACCTGCTCGCCGCACGGCTGGAACTGGTTCTGAGCGCCCTTGCAGAGGACAGCAGCAGAACCGTGGCAGAGCTGCCAATCCTGCCCGGGGCCGAGCGCAAGATGCTGCTGGAGGACTGGAACCAGACCGCAGCGGACGTCCCGGCCGGCCTGACCATCCACGCAGCGTTCGAGGCACAGGCTGCAAAGACCCCGGATGCCACCGCGCTGGTGTTCGAGGACCAGAGCTTCACCTACGCTGAGGTCAACATCCGCGCCAATGCGGTGGCCGGCCGCTTGCGTGAAATGAACGTGAAACCGGGCGTGCATGTGGGCCTCCACATCCGCCGCGCGCCAGAGCTGGTGTTTGCCGCGCTTGGGGTGATGAAGGCCGGCGGCGCCTATGTGCCGCTGGACCCGGCCTACCCGGCCGACCGCATCGCGCATTACATCACCGACAGCCAGGCGCAGGTGATCGTGACCCAGGGCGCGCTGGCCGCCAGCCTGCCGCCATCGGATGCGCAGGTGCTGAAAACAGAGGACGTCCCTGCGGGGACAGAGGGGGAAAACACCGATGGCGGCGCCACCGGCAGCGATCTGGCCTATCTGATCTACACCTCAGGCTCCACCGGCCTGCCCAAGGGGGTGATGGTCACCCACGACAATGTTGCGAACTTCTTTGCCGGTATGGACCAGCGCGTCCCGCACCAGCCCGGCGATGCGTGGCTGGCGGTGACCAGCCTCAGCTTTGACATCTCGGTGCTTGAGCTGTTCTGGACCCTCTCGCGCGGGCTGAAGCTGGTGCTGTCCAGCGACGAAAGCCGGCTGGAGCTGTCCAAGGGGCCGGTGGCCCTCAGCAGGCGCAAGATGGACTTCAACCTGTTCTACTGGGGCAATGACGACGGGCCGGGGCCGCAGAAATACCATTTGCTGCTGGAAGGCGCCAAATTCGCCGACCGGCACGGGTTCAACGCAGTCTGGACGCCGGAGCGGCACTTTCATGCGTTTGGCGGGCCTTACCCGAACCCGTCCGTCACCGGCGCCGCGGTTGCGGCTGTAACGCAGAACATCGGGGTGCGCTCCGGCTCCTGCGTGGCGCCGCTGCACCACCCGGCGCGGATTGCCGAGGAATGGGCGGTGATCGACAATCTGACCGCGGGACGGGCCGGCATCGGCTTTGCTTCCGGCTGGCAGCCGGATGATTTCATCCTGCGCCCCGAAAACACCCCGCCCGCCAACAAGCCCGCGCTGTTTGAAACCATCGAAACCGTGCGCAAGCTGTGGCGCGGCGAGGAAGTGGCCTTTCCCCGCGGGGACGGCGGACAGCACAGCGTCCTGACCCAGCCCCGCCCGGTGTCCAAGGAACTGCCGGTCTGGGTGACGACCGCGGGCAACCCGGAAACCTGGCGCGAGGCCGGGTCAATCGGGGCCAATGTGCTGACCCACCTCCTGGGCCAGAGCATCGAGGAGGTCGCGGGCAAGATCCGCATCTACCACGACGCCCTGCGCGCGGCCGGCCATGACCCTGCGGATTTCAAGGTCACGCTGATGCTGCACAGCTATTTGGCACAGACCCGCGAGGAAGCCCGCCGGGTGGCGCGGGAGCCGATGAAGGACTACCTCCGCTCTGCCGCCGGGCTGATCAAGCAATACGCCTGGGCCTTCCCCGCCTTCAAGAAACCCGAAGGCGTGAAGAACCCGTTTGAAATGGACCTGGGCTCGCTGTCGGAGGAAGAGCTGGAAGCCATCCTCGACTTCGCCTTTGAGCGCTATTTCGAGGACTCCGGGCTGTTCGGCACCATCCAGGATGCCTGCCAAAGGGTGGAGCAGCTGAAGCGCATTGGCGTTGATGAGATCGCCTGCCTGATCGACTACGGCATCGCGCCGGATGTGGTGCTGGAGGGGCTGAAACCGCTGGCTGAGGTTCTGCGCCTGTCAAACGCGCCGCAGGAACTGGCGGCGGATGACTTTTCGCTGGCGGCACAGATCGTGCGCCATGGCGTCAGCCACCTGCAATGCACGCCCTCGATGGCGCGGATGATTGCCGCGGACGGGGATGCCAGCGCCTGCCTGGGCCAGCTGCAGCATCTGCTGGTGGGCGGCGAGGCGCTGCCGGGGGATCTGGTACAGGCCTTGCAGGACGCCACAAACGCGGAGCTGCACAACATGTACGGGCCGACCGAGACAACGATCTGGTCGACGGTGGAGAAAATCAGCGCCGTCCCTGCGGGGACAGCCGGCATTGGCACGCCAATTGCCAATACGCAGGTCTATGTGCTGGATGAAAAACAAATGCCTGTCCCCGCGGGGACTCCCGGTGAATTGTATATCGGCGGCGCGGGTGTCACGGCGGGCTATTGGCAGCGGGAGGAGCTGACCTCTGAACGCTTCGTAAAGGCACCGTTCGCTGCAACACCCCTTTACCGCACCGGCGATCTGGTGCGCTGGACAGCGGGGGGCAGCCTCGCTTTCCTGGGCCGTACCGACCACCAGGTGAAAATCCGCGGCCAGCGGATCGAACTGGGCGAGATCGAGGCCGTGCTGGCGGCGCAGGCGGGTGTGACGGGCGCCGTTGTGGTGCCGCGCGGCGAAACTGGCACAGAGCAGCTGGTGGCCTATGTCACTGCCTCCGCACCGGTATCCGGAGAGGCCCTGAAACAGGCGCTGGCGGCGCGACTGGCGGAGGTCATGGTGCCTGCGCATTTCGTCACCCTGGACGCTTTCCCGCTGACCCCGAACAAGAAAATCGACCGCAAAGCGTTGCCGGATCCGCAGCCCGCGCAGGCCAAGGCCGCCCCGGCAGTGGCACTGGACGCAGGCGCGCAGGCCCGGATTGCCACGGTCTGGAGCCGCATTCTGGGGGTCAGCGGCATCGGCGCGCAGGACAATTTCTTTGCTCTTGGCGGCCACTCCCTGCTGGCGGTGCAGGCGCACCGGGAACTGCGCGAAGAACTGGGCACCGCGAAGCTGTCGATCACCGATATTTTCCGCTTCCCGACCCTGGCCGGGCTGGCGGCGCATATCGAAGGGCTTGCAGGCACCCCGGCAAATACGGAACAACAGCCTGAGGCAGCCGCAGCCCCGGACCGCAGCGACATGATGTCGAAACGGCGGGCAATGCGGGCAAACCGCAGGACAAGGACCGGATGA
- a CDS encoding DUF874 domain-containing protein translates to MGPIYSLGDFLDMVRRRLFTIACVFVFGCLVSLWFAASQQHEYETAEVLQITQPQIAGELAKSTVEGSSARRMQLIEQRLMARGTLLEIIGKFGLYADQDSLTELQKVVQLRTSVQITGVAAAREGFADDGTISVLTITARMPTAEQAQQVASEFGRRTIELSMATRIDQARETLSFFVQKEAALADQVAALEDEIAAYRNANDVTLPGTIEFRRAEIAAMNEGLLEIARERIEIRRAADRAQSTERAATARRLQEEAEQQLATLDAQEALLTQRKTGLEASLQTTPEVERQLGAYDRRLEQLQGELAQMTARRNEAEVGFRLETSHQAERLTVIEPAPLPDYPVTGARKTKALMGAAASVILALLAAFLQELRHPVLRTAAQMERETGLVPVVSIPVLDTRPPRRGLFRRKS, encoded by the coding sequence ATGGGGCCGATCTACTCACTGGGCGATTTTCTCGACATGGTGCGGCGCAGGCTGTTCACCATCGCTTGCGTGTTTGTCTTCGGCTGTCTTGTGTCCCTGTGGTTCGCCGCCAGCCAGCAGCATGAATATGAAACGGCAGAGGTGCTTCAGATCACCCAGCCGCAGATTGCAGGCGAACTTGCCAAATCCACGGTCGAAGGCTCCTCGGCGCGGCGCATGCAGCTGATAGAGCAGCGGCTGATGGCCCGTGGGACATTGCTCGAAATTATCGGGAAATTCGGCCTCTATGCGGACCAGGACTCCCTGACCGAATTGCAGAAAGTGGTGCAGCTGCGGACATCGGTGCAGATCACTGGCGTTGCGGCCGCCCGCGAGGGGTTTGCCGATGACGGCACAATTTCGGTGCTGACCATCACCGCCCGGATGCCCACAGCAGAGCAGGCGCAGCAGGTCGCCAGCGAGTTCGGACGCCGCACGATTGAACTCAGCATGGCGACCCGTATTGACCAGGCCCGGGAAACCCTCAGCTTCTTTGTTCAGAAGGAAGCGGCCCTGGCGGATCAGGTTGCAGCGCTGGAGGATGAGATCGCCGCCTACCGCAACGCAAACGACGTGACCCTGCCCGGAACCATCGAATTCCGCAGGGCTGAAATCGCCGCGATGAACGAGGGCCTTCTGGAAATTGCCCGCGAGCGGATCGAAATCCGCCGCGCTGCCGACCGCGCCCAGTCGACAGAACGCGCCGCCACCGCCCGCCGCCTGCAGGAGGAGGCCGAACAGCAGCTGGCGACGCTGGACGCGCAGGAGGCGCTGCTGACCCAGCGCAAGACCGGGCTGGAGGCCTCCTTGCAGACCACTCCGGAAGTTGAGCGCCAGCTCGGCGCATATGACCGCCGGCTGGAGCAGTTGCAGGGCGAGCTGGCACAGATGACCGCCCGCCGCAACGAGGCCGAGGTTGGCTTCCGGCTGGAGACCAGCCATCAGGCAGAGCGGCTGACGGTGATCGAACCCGCGCCGCTGCCCGACTACCCGGTGACCGGCGCCCGCAAAACCAAGGCGCTGATGGGGGCCGCGGCCAGCGTCATCCTGGCCTTGCTGGCCGCCTTCCTGCAGGAACTGCGCCACCCGGTGCTGCGCACCGCCGCACAGATGGAGCGGGAAACCGGCCTGGTGCCGGTGGTTTCCATCCCGGTGCTGGACACCCGCCCGCCGCGCCGCGGGCTGTTCCGGCGCAAGTCCTAG
- a CDS encoding CpsD/CapB family tyrosine-protein kinase gives MKHFAVSGAATASPVRGTRMLEKDDEVGMSEQGFKRFRRRRAPAEAAPAASGAPRQRPLDAPSSAGSIQLPAALPEPWERIRQVPFPGTAEHKTRLPLVSRFRAAPAAKSFDLLRTRLSHTLRARGWKRVAVTAPAACCGSTFSAVNLALSLARVPGSRTVLMDMNFRRPGIARAMGIEETADMAAFLSGAVQMEDQLLRPLPSLAVGLNSALDQDAAEILHSRSCSAAVDDLMLRSGADTVLFDLPPVLEHDDTAAFLPQVDGVLLISDGTSTTAAQLAACEKMLAGQTELLGVVLNRARRSDSPLN, from the coding sequence GTGAAGCATTTTGCTGTATCAGGGGCCGCCACTGCCAGCCCGGTGCGCGGCACCCGGATGTTGGAGAAGGATGACGAGGTCGGCATGAGCGAGCAAGGGTTCAAGCGGTTCCGCCGCCGCCGTGCTCCGGCGGAGGCTGCACCCGCGGCATCCGGCGCGCCGCGGCAGCGTCCCCTGGACGCGCCCTCTTCGGCTGGTTCCATTCAACTGCCCGCCGCTTTGCCGGAACCCTGGGAGCGGATCCGGCAGGTTCCCTTCCCGGGAACAGCGGAGCATAAGACGCGGCTGCCGCTGGTCAGCCGGTTCCGCGCTGCGCCCGCCGCCAAATCCTTCGATCTGCTCCGCACCCGGCTGTCGCACACTCTCAGGGCGCGCGGCTGGAAACGGGTTGCCGTGACTGCCCCGGCCGCATGCTGCGGCAGCACCTTCTCAGCGGTCAACCTCGCGCTGAGCCTGGCCCGGGTGCCCGGCAGCCGCACCGTGCTGATGGACATGAACTTCCGCCGCCCGGGAATTGCACGGGCGATGGGGATTGAGGAAACTGCTGATATGGCGGCTTTCCTGTCCGGCGCAGTTCAAATGGAAGACCAGCTGCTGCGCCCGCTGCCATCGCTGGCGGTCGGGCTGAACAGCGCGCTGGACCAGGACGCCGCCGAGATCCTTCATAGCCGGAGCTGCAGCGCAGCCGTGGACGACTTGATGCTGCGCAGCGGCGCGGACACCGTGCTGTTCGATCTGCCTCCGGTGCTGGAACATGACGACACCGCCGCCTTCCTGCCGCAGGTGGACGGCGTGCTGCTGATATCTGACGGCACCAGCACCACCGCGGCGCAACTGGCCGCCTGCGAGAAGATGCTTGCAGGCCAAACGGAGCTGCTGGGGGTGGTTCTGAACCGCGCGCGCAGGTCGGACAGCCCGCTGAACTGA
- a CDS encoding glycosyltransferase has translation MKIAYVLNTYPQPSHSFIRRELQALEQQGAEVLRLAMRPSDSALADPGDQAEAARTEYVLQAGPVRLLAALVRQALAAPRRFPKALALALQLARASDKGGLRHLIYLAEAAHVKQRCAAEGVQHMHAHFGTNSAAVAMLAHVLGGPAYSFTVHGPEEFDAPHALSLGEKISRAAFTAGVSSFGKSQLSRWAPFAKWDSLKVVHCGIEPERFAGPVPLPGGPLRLAAIGRFVEQKGQMVLVRAMAQLVAQVPDAQLALIGDGEMRPDLEAAIAELGLQRNITLTGWLAEDGVRQELGRAHALVMPSFAEGLPMVVMEAMAAARPVIATYVAGTPELVQPGKTGWLIPAGDETALAEALLELSETPKERRAELGQAGRTRVLERHDSAREAARLAGHFRQTIGT, from the coding sequence TTGAAAATCGCCTATGTCCTGAACACCTATCCGCAGCCCTCGCACAGCTTTATCCGCCGCGAGCTGCAGGCGCTGGAGCAGCAGGGCGCGGAGGTCCTGCGCCTGGCGATGCGGCCCTCTGACAGCGCGCTGGCCGACCCCGGCGATCAGGCAGAGGCCGCGCGCACGGAATATGTGCTGCAGGCTGGCCCGGTCCGCCTTCTGGCGGCGCTGGTGCGGCAGGCATTGGCGGCGCCGCGCCGTTTTCCGAAGGCGCTGGCGCTGGCGCTTCAACTGGCACGCGCCTCGGACAAGGGGGGGCTGCGCCACCTCATCTATCTGGCTGAAGCGGCCCATGTGAAACAGCGCTGCGCGGCGGAAGGCGTGCAGCACATGCATGCGCATTTCGGCACCAATTCTGCGGCGGTGGCGATGCTGGCGCATGTGCTGGGCGGCCCCGCCTACAGTTTCACCGTGCATGGGCCGGAGGAATTCGATGCCCCCCATGCGCTGTCGCTGGGCGAGAAGATCAGCCGCGCGGCCTTCACAGCGGGTGTCAGCAGTTTCGGCAAGAGCCAGCTCAGCCGCTGGGCGCCGTTTGCCAAATGGGACAGCCTGAAAGTGGTGCATTGCGGCATCGAACCAGAGCGCTTTGCCGGCCCGGTGCCGCTGCCCGGCGGACCGCTGCGGCTTGCCGCCATCGGACGGTTTGTCGAGCAGAAGGGGCAAATGGTGCTGGTCCGGGCCATGGCTCAGCTGGTGGCGCAGGTCCCGGATGCGCAGCTGGCTTTGATCGGCGACGGGGAAATGCGCCCGGACCTGGAGGCGGCCATTGCCGAACTCGGGCTGCAGCGGAATATCACGCTGACCGGCTGGCTGGCAGAAGACGGCGTGCGGCAGGAGCTGGGCCGCGCCCATGCGCTGGTGATGCCTTCCTTTGCCGAGGGGCTGCCGATGGTGGTAATGGAGGCAATGGCCGCCGCCCGGCCGGTCATTGCCACCTATGTTGCAGGCACACCGGAGCTGGTGCAGCCGGGCAAAACGGGCTGGCTGATCCCTGCGGGCGATGAAACGGCGCTGGCAGAGGCTCTTCTGGAGCTGTCGGAAACACCGAAGGAGCGGCGTGCCGAATTGGGCCAGGCCGGCCGCACCAGGGTGCTTGAGCGGCATGACAGCGCCAGGGAAGCCGCCCGCCTGGCCGGGCATTTCCGCCAAACCATAGGGACATAG
- a CDS encoding 4'-phosphopantetheinyl transferase, which yields MTDSNSKLAERLALVRPLFAADVALAGTDPLGMPPAPLAEEAAGLSPNAVEKRRKEFAAGRDAVHQAMRQLGVPPAPVQIGSDRAPVWPAGVVGSITHTKSCAMAVLARSGAVQGLGIDVEEDTPLKNELLPAICSDREQAWLRRQDNPGQMAKVIFSAKEAAYKAQYTISRAFYGFDGMELEFDLAASAYQAFFTAGRAPFKRGEAVGGRFAIGAGLIMTTAEIRGRG from the coding sequence ATGACGGACAGCAACAGCAAACTCGCAGAGCGGCTGGCCCTGGTCCGGCCGCTTTTTGCCGCGGATGTGGCGCTGGCCGGGACGGACCCGCTGGGTATGCCTCCGGCGCCGCTGGCAGAGGAGGCCGCCGGGCTGTCCCCCAACGCGGTTGAAAAAAGACGCAAGGAGTTCGCCGCAGGCCGCGACGCCGTGCATCAGGCGATGCGGCAGCTGGGCGTGCCCCCCGCCCCGGTTCAAATCGGCAGCGACCGGGCGCCGGTCTGGCCTGCGGGGGTGGTGGGCTCCATCACCCATACCAAGAGCTGCGCCATGGCGGTGCTGGCACGGTCCGGCGCGGTGCAGGGGCTGGGCATCGACGTAGAGGAAGACACCCCGCTGAAGAATGAGCTGCTGCCCGCCATCTGCTCTGACCGGGAGCAGGCCTGGCTGAGGCGGCAGGACAATCCCGGCCAGATGGCCAAGGTGATCTTTTCCGCCAAGGAAGCGGCTTACAAGGCGCAGTACACAATAAGCCGGGCGTTTTACGGCTTTGACGGGATGGAGCTGGAGTTTGATCTGGCCGCAAGCGCCTATCAGGCGTTTTTCACCGCCGGCCGCGCGCCTTTCAAGCGCGGCGAGGCGGTGGGCGGGCGCTTTGCCATTGGTGCGGGGCTGATCATGACCACTGCGGAAATCCGGGGGCGCGGATGA